ACGGGCTCGGCGGCGGCGGCCTTCACAAGGTTTGTTTGCATAAAACGCACCAGCTGCACCTCCGGGACCTGCAGGAAAGAGGGGATGGGGGGTTAAACCTTTCAGCTGACTAAATGTGTCACATTCTGTGTTGAGGCGTGTGTCGGCGGCGGCTCTGTCAAGGCGCTGATCGTGGACTCGGTGTCAGCCGTTATCGCTCCTCTGCTGGGAGGCAAACAGAACGAAGGTGAGcgtctctctgctgctctgtcaCACTCAGGCACAACCGGGCTGTGTTCACATCTGCATGGATTTCATCTGTGGTTagaatgtggaaaaaggagccctgtgtgttttcagaagtctgacatttacataaaaagaaCGTTGGaaataacagcaacaacagcagcagcacagtgtAATTGAAGGTAAAGTAGATGAATACAGAAGAAAAGGAAGTTTATTAAGTTAGATGTTTGAGCTCGTCTTTTCTCTTCAGACTTGAAATGAATTGAGCTCATTCAGCTTTATTGCTTattcatttaatgtatttattgaaTCTCGATTAACTCGATTAAGTTCGTACATCTGCTTGATATCCTTGAAAGTGAATTTCAGCTGGAATTTTTTTCAAGGTTTAGAAAGTGCTTGGTTTCTGTATGAAGGCCTTAAAAGTGTGTGatgttaaaactgcagtttcacAAAAGCCcaaatttggaaaatgtcatttctggtaaaagctgcatattttcataaacctaagaaaagaaaatccactttttttaaatctcgcTGCCTGAAATTGAATTAGACTGAACTTTTCTTCCTACCTGAATTACCTAAATTCTTCTTGACCTTACAGAGGCATGAATCCTCTGTTCTAGGAACAGAAGTCCTAGAAACttaattttaaagacaaattctGGACTTGGCAGCCTGAAAATATCATAGAAGGTCAGAGTCCCACCGTTCCCCCTGACTTGTGCGCCTCTACAGCTTCAGCTAAACCGtcgaagcagcagcaggtggttAAAGTTCACCTGTGAGGGCGGTAGACGAAGGCATAATCTGATCACCTGCTTGGTTTGCTCCTGAAAGCATTGCTGTGGATGACTTGCACCTAACAAACCCTCTGTCACCTCAGATGAGCTGTTAAAGGCGACCCATTAtgagaaattcacattttgcacgtttCTCTTTCCATTTGGGCCTCTACTTCTTCTATAACCAGCCCAAGtgctaaaagaaacaaaacacccaGACATTTATTGACAAGTTCATGATTTTAGTGTTGGAAAACATGTCATTTCAAAATCCTCATAAGTCACATTTTACAGACACTGGCCCgtctcctagcaacccaagctgagttccagcttgtttggtcagctggtttaaCTGCTGTAtgagctgtacaatggctgctgggaaaGACAAGTGTTTGTTTACTTCCCATCCAGAgtccacttgctgcattcttgttggttgtacagGAGGCTCCATGTCTGCTtgtcaaagatgtacagttgtataatcgCGTAtctgtttgtagccattttcacatAAATGTTGAGCTGGGGGGGCGTGAACTTGTGCTGTACAGCCCATAGACCTTCAAGGGTTTTCTATGTTGaaggaagcataatagatcAGCTGTAAAGCCGTCGCCTGCAGTCCCACAGTGAGATGTTCCAAACCGCTGGACGGTCATGACAcattttactggatgataaatcgTCCCAGGACTTATTGCAATAAACTATAATGTTGTTTCCAGACCTTTTTCTactaatataatggtaatggcacaATAACTACTCCATGTCAAttatcaataaactttcatttctaatcaccatttaacactggaagacaataaaaaatttttttaaagtccatgTAGGCCAGGCTTCTGATTATGTTTGTCagcttttaactaaatattctgCTGCTCGTGGTCTTCATTCTCAGCATGAATCTTTTGGTTGTTCCATGAACACGGTTAAAAACTAAAGGGGCCCGGGGCCTTTCAGTCGGGCCCTTGCAGCTCCATTTTGCTGAATCTatgaaggtttttaaaagcaactaaaaacatgtttattttcccaGGCTTTTATCTCTTGATTTTATTGGGTTTCTtatgttggttttatgttttttatggttttaaggTCGATCTCTATTGTACagagtttgtgattttatgtctgtgaaaagcgctttataaataaactttacttacttGCAATTGAAAtatctaaaactaaaaacaactgaaacaaataaaatagatactgaagtctctgcaaacaaaattgtAATTCAAAAAATGGACTAGTTGAGTCTGAAGCTATTCTTTAGTAGCAAGAgacacaaaaaccaaacattcatacaaatggaaattattgagctcgatttaattgaaattatttaCTGCTTATTAAGACAGGCTTACTAAACAATCTTTCTAGTGAGTGTTGACTTTTACCTtacaaaatagtaaaacaaaatataccgtatataataataatctgttAAGAGTTCTTCTTATTCTGGGTAATACTCTGTAATGTCCAAACTTCTAATATTGTTATCACTTCATGGAGAGCTTTATCTAAATCCTGGCTCCAGCTGTAGAGTATAACTTCAGGACGATGAACATATTCTCTCCATGTTCCAACCTCTCCAAAACTTCCTGCGCCTCCAGGCATGTCCTTGATGATACAAGTGGCAGCAGCTCTGAAGACGATGGCCAAGGACTTCAGTGTTGCTGTTCTGGTAAGGATGACTCAGTCCTTGATGTTTCCTGCTCTGAATGCAGGCTTCATTCCCACCGttggtgcagaaaaaaacaaacataaaaaaaaaagacgcctAAATGccgttaaaaaaagaaaaagcgtGCAGCCGCCGTAATTTAGAACTGTGCTGGATTTTCCACATCAATTTGAGCCTTCCTTTCATGTGTTGAGCcggttttatctgttttaaaggTGTAATAAGCCATAAAACACTGAAACGGGATGCTGTCTGCGCCCGCAGGTGACCAACCATGTAACGAGAAGCGGCAGCGGGGAAGCGCGGCCGGGCCTCGGCGTGTCATGGAGCcacatccccagaaccagaatccTGCTGGAACGAGTTGAGAGCGGCGCGTCGGGTCGGCGCTCGGCGACGCTCATCAAGTCTTCCAGACAGGTGCGCCAGGAGCAGCGGCGGCGCCGGTTCTGTCAGAAGAAGCTTTCTGCTGTTGTCAAAACATCTTGTTAAAATGGAGAGCACAAAGTTGTTTGCCCACGGGCCCGGTTTGATAAAGACTCCTgatttccatttaaaaacatctccAGGCTGGATTTTAGCAGAAAAGTACACCAGACGCATCAGTCTAATTCATAAAGACAGGCTGTAAATAATGAGTCATGCTGCTCATTTACATGCAGAACACAGAGGCTGTTACCTACAAGCTGGACCCACATGCTGACTTTGTGCAAAATGCGAAAGCAGGCAGGTGGGAAAGGACGTACCaccataattaaaaataaagtgcacATGCCCTAAATCACTTGTAGacacataaaaatctgaaataactTGCAGCAGTGACTTTTTGTAGACTCCTGCTGGTATTTTTAGCCGAGTTTTCTTCATCGGTTGTACGCAACAGCAACTGAACTTCTTTTGGTTCTTGGAGATTTTTCCCTCTGAtccaaaatgtttcttcagTTCTGAAGGTGGTTGGAAGGTCATATGCCCcattgctggaaaaaaaaacacctgggGAGTTAAGATTATGTTCTTGAGAATTTGTTTTAACTCTACTTTTACTGATCTGACACTAACCCTATTAGACAATTTCGTTGTAAaggttgtttattttactgcaatAACTGCAATTCaaattcctgatttttttttttagttctctGTTTACTCATTGAGATAAAAGTTATTCTAtatttattggatattttaaaagctCTATAGTCCTAGAAGAGCAGACAACATCTAGCttctattaaaacaaaaaagttcaatacTGTAATCTGAATCATGAtactttaacttaaaaaataaaaacatcagatgaaACAAACGAGCGTCCAGTgaattaattttgctttttgtgtcaGGCTTGTCTCATCAAGGAGGATTTTGACCTGCAATGGTGGAGTCGAgctgaaggagaaaaaggaggagcagaaagaggagaaaaaggaggaggagcagaaagaggagaaaaaggaggagagcCGTCAGGAAAGAGGAAGCTGGATGAGACCGACACCTGACCGGAGGAACGCTGCAGCAACAACCAAAAGGTTCGTTTGGAGTTTTTGATGGACTGGTTCAGGTGCTCCTTTGAAAAGTGACGGATTTAAATGCAGCCGATTTAATGACCTGACAGTTATCTGCTGAGTGTCAGCACATTTACCTGGTTAAATGGAACCATTTAACCAGGAAATGGTTAAATGGAACaaggaaggaaaatgagaaGCTTAAATTCACTCAGAAATCCACATAAATCAGTTAAAGatggatttaaataattttttacattttgatgcatTATAATAAactaatgtattttgttgggattttatgcgatTAGGAAATTCATAATCGAGAAGTGGAgcaaaacttattttgttttccaaatacaaatctgaaaagtgtggcatgcaccTTTGCAAAACAGCTTAAGTGCTGTACGATTGGATGGGGAACTgttaactgattttttttctttttttagttggatttaagtccagactttgattAGGTCATTCTAACCTAATCGTCCGGCTGGAAGCAAAGCCTTCGTGTAGTTCATGTTTGAACAGTTTGtgtagttttagcaataaaTTTCTGGTTTCTGAGTTCATTCATGAGCTTAATGtggcccaaaataaaaccaacaagtaacttttcaacacagtacaggatcttgttttaagaaaaaataaaatccttaatGTTTATGAAGAAGGTCCAGTTCAGATTGTTtcaattataataaaacatttttcccatattataagtgaaataatttgccagtatAACTGGAAGATTTTGATCAGTGctatggatttatttttagttaaaacaaggtcatgctgaaaagttacatttgaaaTGATACAAAACTATATTTGCACAAGACTagaacatttttgcagtttttttctgtaaaaaaaagaaaagaaaaacatcacaaacaaatgttttcagttttttcaccaatatttatttgcagttcATGATCTTTTTTGCTTCTGTAGTAAAAAGTCAACTCCTGTTTAGTTAGTAAAAGTTTCATTGGGATCATTATTCTCCAAACAAAAAGCCTCCAATCTAAATCTTAGTGTCTgctgcttaaataaaaaatgacctgAGAGAACGTTGAACTGAAGAGCTGCCCTGCGACCCCGACCCCAACACTCATCGTGTCTTCCTCTCAGCAGGGAGGAACGACTCGCCGCTTTCGGATGCATTCCCAGATCCAGCTGGGAGAAACCCTCTGGGTCCGGCTGCCCCCCTGCGGGTCGCCCAGCGTGTGTGTAGCCGAGGCCGAGTCGTAATCTGGCACCAGGTCTCCGTCGTACGCCACAAAGTACCGCCGCAGCCTGTCGAAGTCCTGAACGGAGTCGGGGAGGAAGAGCTTGACCCCGCTGAAGATGTCCAGCAGCGTCTGGAAGGAGCACAGAGTGATGAGCTGCAGGTACAAGGTTCACTGCAAAACTGAAATCTGCTTTATCCTACATTAAGTTGGTTTTCGCTTGTCCCCCGCTGCCCCCCAAGACCTACTTTCTCACAATGAGGTGTTTATGATAtagcatttctttcttttatataaGAGCTGAAAAtacttaaggaaaaaaaatgtcatgttcaTTGAAATCAAGAAGCTCCTAatggaaataaactgaacttaaatTAACGGGTTCTCAGTCCAGCTCCAGGGAGAAACAGAACAACCTTCACATCGCTTTAATCGGAATTATGTTTAGTTTCTAGTCAACTTTCCTCAGATCCTTGTCTTGTTACAACTGTcaaatattcatatttcttctttaaatgaaGCATTTATCCAGATTTTAATACAAGCAGTTTACAGCATATTTTGTTCCCACATTTTGTTCCAACTTCCTGTTCCCTACTacagtacactgcaaaaacacaaaatcttaccaagtatttttagtctagtttctagtgcaaatatcgtTACTTTTactaagactaaactaactttacaagtaacttctcagcaagatataggagattattttaacacaacagttccttaatattgatcagAACAGTATTAGTTACTCTGGCAGATTTTACTTagaacatagaaaaaaaatgtctcgttaaaaattaaataatctgccagtggaactgatactttttttaaaataaatttttaggAATTGCTTTTACTTAAACTCTTGTATGTCAGTGCAGTTGAAACTAGACAATAATAAttggtaagattgtgtttttgcagtacagCTAAAATGTTGTTCATTAATGTATATTTAAagtaatcattaaaaaaaagaaaatttaatatctgaaaataaGTGAGCAGCAGCCCACTGGCAGATATGATTAGAACATTTCTTTACTGAAAACTAGCTGCAGATCATATAAAATTACCCAAAGTCTGAAAAATCAGTACCTGTTTATTCCCCTTCAAGTTGAGAATTTAAACTTGACGATGGATTTGTCATACTCATGTGAGCTGGACTTTTATATTTAAGGGAgaatcttaaataaaaacattgaattttattcattttggtttttgactTAATTGAATgtacacattaaaataaatttctattGCATTAAAACTACCACTTCTCTTCTTTGGTCAATTCTAAGTGTTCAGGTTGACCTGGTCAGATGAAGACATTTTGGACCAACCTTGTCGTTCcttggctgcagcagctgggaAGACGTTTTGTTTTGTCCGTTGCTTTGAATGCTCTCCTCGCTCTTCACCTGCAGTAAAGGGACACCTTATCGCATCTTCCCCCGCAGagtgtgtgtaaatgttgtgAAGTGTGTGTCGCGATGCAGCTAGTACCTTCTTGGCGCTGGAGGCCTGAGAGGTGGGAGTGCGAGGTTTTGATTTTAGAGCCTTTGGTTTGGTAGGAGTGCTGTTACCTGTGAAGGAAAGCAAGAAGAAACCATTTTCTTCTATTAATTTAGGCGATCGACCACTAGATATGTTTCCATCGAATTTTGAACTTGTAAAATGtcgcaaaaaagaaaaaaacaaatcagttgtTTTCATCTACTGGTTTGGAACGAATCAACCAGATGGTGGCGCTGTGCATGCctgtaataaacaggaagtagaggttgCAAACTTACATCTCTGCTCCAATTTTAGACCATGAACCAAATAAAACTCCCAACAAGTTTCCTGTCAGATGCTCCAGCAACTGTCTGTAACTCATGATGCTGGGACTACTTCTGCCCTCTGGTGGTCATTCTGGGCATGTACAGCGTTTACATATTCAACCATGCACATCCTGATGCCTGgatctttttttgggggggtgggggggtggaggggttcCCTTTGGTCAGAAAAAAACTCTAttttgagttttgctgaagtttcTTCCCCTAAAGCAAACCTGGAcctctttaataaaacatgagaaTGTTTGGAAATCGTGCTTGGTGTACCTACAAAGAGGTTGAGGACCAACATCAGCTGAAAAACTTCAAGTTGCCTCCTtataaataatctaaaacacTGCTCAGCCTGAGGACAATGACCAAAGTTGGTTCCCATCGCAATTTCAGAACAATCTGGAAATTCAGTTTtcacaacttttgttttttgctttagatTCTCACTGAACTGCCGCAGCCTCCCATCCTGTTGACAGCACCCATAGAGTAAATTAACTCTCTAGTGCAGCAGTCAAATCTCTAATAATCACTGTTGCCACAATTATTAGCTCGCCAACATTTCCAATAAGATTAACTTAATAAGAGGCTGCAAAGAGAACTCTTGTTTATCAAGACCTCGTAATAAAGAATCCCAGCTTATTTTCTGAAGGACCATGTTGCTTTCACAGCTCTGGACCAATTACTGAGAGCCAAACAGAGTTTCTACATGTTTTACAAACTCTTTTTATGACCTTTACAAACTAAATTTAAGACTGTATTACGACCGAAatttacagaagaaaataacattttgctgCTCTCTAACCTCACAGAGGTCAAGacttttttgcacagaatgaaaaaactggtgataaatttgcaTTTCTCTATGacgtatgcaaaaaaaaaaaaaaaaagctagctagcaaaggTATATTAGCAGCCAGTTAGTGGTAGCCTCAACTGTCTTGAGTCAcagaacataatttttttgtgactCCATACAGTGAAATGTCTGTGGTCATCAGTGTGACTGCCTGCTACCTGTCCTAGCCCTCATGTTTGGTTGTatgcataaaaatgaataaaaataaataaaaaaaaaaaggtttccacTCTTCTGTCATGCTCAGTATTGCCACCAGAGGGAGCAATGATTGTGGTagattttaaagtgattttctttCCAGGAAATCAATATTCTTCTGCAATGAAAATAGATCTGAAGATATTTCTGAGATTTCTACCAGAGGTGCCATTAAATCTGATCGGCACTGTGAGAATCTGACCAATCAGACTCACTCGTCTTTTTAGCCGGAGCGCTCCTGCTGGATGAGGACGACGGCGAGTTTCCCCCGCTGTCTCCTCCCGACGAGCCTTTGTCGTCGGACGTGGAAGGACCCGCCGTCACTTTAAAGTCGCAGTTCTCCTTCGAAATGCGAAACAGCTCCTGGACAGAAGGAtggaaaggtcagaggtcgggtGTCTTCAACCCTTCTATCAAGCCTTCTGGTGGCCATTTTGTTAAAACTAAGCAGGAAGAGGCTGGGTGATCAATGTTGAAGTGGTACCCTGAGCTGGTGCAGGTTGGTGGCCGTCTTCCAGTCCTTGTCGTCGCGGATTCGCGTCATACGGGGGAAGCGGATGGAGATGCCGTCGGCGGTGTGCATTTCTGATTTGGAAAACTCTGCGCCGGTGATCTCCCAGACCGGAGCTTGCTGCAGGGAAGGAAACGGAGACAAGCAGGTAGATCTGAGACACGGCCCACCGTTGACGATTTTAACAGTTATTTCTCATCAAAtagaacaaattattttctaaagtaTTTAGCAACCGATATCTCCTAcagcagaaatattaaattattgtccaatataaatgcaaaatgtttttagtacTCTTTTACATCTTGAGAGAcctgacagaaaccaaactgttcATAGATTTATTTCTAGGAAAAATACGTATTTTacatatcaaaacatttttgctcttaGTAATTTCTTATGCTGTCACTAACTATGTTTCTAATACAAGTACGCTCAAGTCGCAATTGTGatgcttccattaaataagaaatgcaattaaaatcacgttTGAATAAGTTTGTTCGCATAAGTCATTTGTCGTCTTTGTAGTTTGCACCAGTGGCAACaaccagttgttgatcatgtgacctgTGTGgtgcaaaaagtgtttccaataaaccaattttgatgcagctaaaaaataaaaaaaaattacctcaaCCTAGGACAAAaacttatcaaaacatttttttttattagcaaatttATCTTTGAAACGTTGAATTGCACAATGATATGAAAACTCAGCTAGTGACAAAGACTATAATGACTGGAAAACATCAGCAGTTTTCTCAGCGTTcatttaagtcatattttatacaaatctaatcataaacatttttgtgacagattcctgctcctcctccatgGGAACAGTGTGGTTTAGCAACCATGACTCTGTGTAGTAATGGCACCAGCAGATCCACGCCACTAGCTATCGTATCTAATGGATGCTGTCCTATCTAGTAATGTAGATCTATACATCTAAAGGACTTGAAGACCTTTACTCTAACCCAGACTTAAGCATGTTAAAATCTCACCTCAGGGTCACGGATAATGAAATCAGGATAATAGTTCTTGACAATTTTCAACCAGCTGGGGATTTTCCCCGGTTCCTACACACACAGCGACATGACAGATTAATATTTGTCAGTATTACATCAGCTCCATATTCCAGCAGCCTCGAAGTGGGCCCTCCTCTGACCTTGCTGATTTTGATCACATCCAGCTCCTTCTGGAGTCGGGCCAGCATGGCGTCATCGTAGCCTCCGGAGCACTTGGTCACCGTGCACCACTTCTTCGAGTCTGGGTCGTAGCAGCCCATCAGAAAGCTAGACATGATGCCCCCTGGTGGACAAGAAGGGGAATATTTATTCTTCCCTCTCCTCTACATTTGTTGTTCCTGCTTTTTTACGTCGTCTTTAAACCTCATGAGATGTTTCATTAGCCCTGCTTTGAGAGTTGAACCCCCGTTGTTGTGTTCCCAGTTTTATTTCACACCCGTTGCCCCCCCCTCATAAATCTCCCTTCCCCAGTGGCATCCTCGCCTTATGCATTACATTacatctgcatatttttcacatgAAGTGCTCCAATGCTCATTTGTATTCCCAGCGCAGCACTGTGTTGCACTGCTGCCTGCAGAACGCACAGTCCTTCTTTATGCACTCAGTGGccacaaaaaagtaaaagcaccccctcaaaaaaaagaaaagtcctgAGCAGAATAGAcaaatataaatgattaaatttGCAAAGTAatgtctaatttctagtgcaaatatcttagttttgttttatttctagtgtactaacttataagtaacttttcagcaagctataggagcttgttttaagtcgataattccttagtattgatgaaaagtgCCTGTTCCAGTCAAATTATTTcccttttgacatttttccaaatttttaaaatttaatgagGACATCTAAACATCTCACAGGAATATTTGATCTCAACCGTTTACAGACCGTTTGATCCTTTTCCATAGAAGGCACCGAGCACCACCAGGTCTGCCGTGTCGGCCATCGCTCCCTCGTTCAAATAATCCTTCTTCACCTTCAGCCAGTGTCGCTTCCCCGGCTCATAGCTTCCCTGACACATAGAAGAAGCCCAGCTGGATTAATTCACCACTTCAACTACAGCTGAAACCAAAACCTTAGAGACACTGAAAACGCATAACTTCCACCATCTGACATAAAATCAGACCAATGTCTGACGTTAGGATCAGTATAACTAGTTTTATTGTATTactttctgcagctttaaaagtttCCACACACTAAAGAGTGTGAATGCGTAACCTAACTCTAATGTGGACCAAAAAACGCAAACTCCCGTCCACTTACAAACTTGGGTCTTAGttcatatgtgaatgccaagtgggcaggagaccgctccaaaagcagggagcagcacagggcattctgggtaaatacaaccaaacacACTATTCTAGCACTAGTGGGAGAACTGGCTTGTGGTCATTtactaaagacaaaataaaatcatacaatggctaaaatctgacaccactccatttttgtttacattttgtgaagaaggaagttgtgctcagaggttttcatgttttcttcagtggtacttggtgcagcgccaccacaggcgaggaggggaacaggtttttcaatggAATGGGTAAATATTAATCAAAACACTTGATTGGAGATATTTTAGAATGCAACTGTGCCAAATACTGAGGAAATGTGTGTAAACTTCTATGTTTGAAGGAATTGAAGATAAAAAATTAGCAAACGGACATCCTCTTGCTGATCCTAACAGACCgaaagcaggaaaacaacctGCAGGTTTCAGCCGTTCACTCACAGATCAACCCGacaatgtttttctctccactgaCCTTTACGTCTTTCAGCACCAGGCCTTCCAGTCCTTCTCTGATGACGCGAGTTATCATCTCCGCCAGGTCTCCTGCCCTCTAAAACGCACACAGACAGGATATAAATCTGCAGGTTTATACAGAGACGAAGCAGAAAGCCTGACTTGGCACTTACCGTGACATGCTTCATCTCTGAGAAGAGGATCCTGTTTGGGACTTCCACCATGTTGTCGTCCAGAAACTTCCTGCGTTCGCAGAGTGGCCTGAAGGACACGCGCCAGTAGAGAAGAGTAAGCCAACTTCACATTATTCATTTGTGTGTGGGATCACCAAACCGCAGATTACAGCAAAGTTAATTCCCTCTAAGTTTTCCTGTTCAAACTCCCAAATCtacattttttgttgatttctggGCTATTTTTGATCTTAAGATATAAACGCCTACAAGTAGAAGAAGAGGGATTGACTTAAATGCTTTACAAGTTTCATCTTTACTTAACTTCATCTTCACAGTTTATAAAGATGAGGGAAATTAATTTATGGTTTTTAGTAAATTTctgaaattggaaaaaaaaaaaaaaaaactgacattttgagaataatctcagggattttctcaaaaaaaaaaaaaaaaaaagttccaaaaGACAAACTTCTGATTTTTGAAACGCATAAATGTTCAAGTTTCATCTACAATACCTCTAACATGCAGTGGTAATATCACTTTCCCTTATGTGATATTACCACTAACCATGGCTTTAGCCAAATGATGTAAATAATACTAGAATGCCTCAGTTTTACTTAAGGGCAACAAGATGAAGTATAGTTGATGGCAGGTGTGACTTCAAGGAGACTGAAAGATGAAATATATGATGTAGTAAACTGTTTATAAATAtcaggatttgtttttattcagttaaatcCTAGACTATTacatggaaaaaggaaaaacgtACCTTTCCATCAAACTCACACCGTTGAAGTAAATGCagtcaaacacaaacagacacacgtTGGCGTCTTGAAAGGCAGCTTTCTGGAAGAAAGAGAAGTTTGAAGTCTGGCTACAATGACTGAATcaatagagaaaaagaaaagagcaggagAGGTTCTTACCTTGTGAACACCCAGAGTGCCAAACGGCAGCGGTTTGCTGGTCTTTGTGTCAATCAGCAGGACTTCAGCGTCCAGAATCATGCTGTGGCCGCCGGGGAAAGCCTGAGGGATGTACTCTTTGAAGTGGGCCACCTGAAAtgcacaacttttattttattgctcaaCATCTGggagaaaacatttccacatctGGTTGGATCCAGGTAGTTTTGATAATGACTGGTTTCACaatttcagattcagattttagGATTTCAAAACAGTAGCTAATTTCTGTCAAAGGGTTTTAAAATCTGAGGAGACACCAGGGAGCGGAAGTGAAACAGCTAAAATCCCAACTCTGCTTTTCTCACTGGAAATAATTCAGTCACTTcttctgtgtttccattaatcagaataattttacaATTACAGAAAACTGTTGTAATTACACTGCAGTCTCTCCCCCACTTCACTAACCTTTCATTACCATAAACTGCCTAATTACAGACCTCCAGCACTTAATCAGCTGTTTGGATAACGGGCTGAATTGGTAAGTAGCTTCCAGGGAGCTAAAACTGCTCCTCAGACACCAAAATAAGTCCAAATTCAAACTTCTGGAAAACGTTTGCACTGCACTTTTATACTTTAGTCCACACTGCACCTCCATCTAGTGGACAGAGAGTGCAAAAGCATGACAAGTAACTAGTTTAGGTGCTGCGATGTTGAAAAGTGGGACTTTTAAAGTAGCAGATCTTGCAGCTACAAACTGATGTCAGACTAACAGGACCGACCTTGTGGGGCAGCACTGGCTTGAGGCTGCGGCTGAAGTAGCTGAAAGTGTTTCCGTTCTTGTGGACCTGAACGCGCTCGCCGTCGTATTTTATCTCAGAGTACATCC
The DNA window shown above is from Poecilia reticulata strain Guanapo linkage group LG14, Guppy_female_1.0+MT, whole genome shotgun sequence and carries:
- the lig3 gene encoding DNA ligase 3, whose protein sequence is MQRHLIFLVQKTVCVGRRPFGTLIRCKQPSTFCRTFVISSTSDQQKSLASHKHHLQKRHAPWTSICRCFSEWPDMSEQRFLVEYAKRGTAGCKKCKDKIQKGIVRIGKIVPNPFSESAGEMKEWYHVKCIFEKLERARATTKKIEDLTELEGWEELQDEDKELINKHVSDLMAKVNASPKKKVQAKLNTTGQLMAPPADPSVNAPRKFSGFTAAKAGSSGSSSSPGLSASPAAKAGSSSVLSTQLCDAQHKDCLFREFRKLCAMVAENNSYNSKTQIIEKFLKKGTGGDKFHGDLYLTVKLLLPGVVKSVYNLNDKQIVKLFSRIFRSNQEDMVRDLEQGDVSETVRIFFEESKSFPPAAKSLLTIQEVDASLMRLAQLTKEDEQQSELESIAKKCTSNDLKCIIRLIKHDLKMNAGAKHVLDAVDPNAYDAFKASRNLGDVIERVLRNQQDASSGSGPRKLLTVEASLMTPVQPMLAEACKSIEYAMKKCPNGMYSEIKYDGERVQVHKNGNTFSYFSRSLKPVLPHKVAHFKEYIPQAFPGGHSMILDAEVLLIDTKTSKPLPFGTLGVHKKAAFQDANVCLFVFDCIYFNGVSLMERPLCERRKFLDDNMVEVPNRILFSEMKHVTRAGDLAEMITRVIREGLEGLVLKDVKGSYEPGKRHWLKVKKDYLNEGAMADTADLVVLGAFYGKGSNGGIMSSFLMGCYDPDSKKWCTVTKCSGGYDDAMLARLQKELDVIKISKEPGKIPSWLKIVKNYYPDFIIRDPEQAPVWEITGAEFSKSEMHTADGISIRFPRMTRIRDDKDWKTATNLHQLRELFRISKENCDFKVTAGPSTSDDKGSSGGDSGGNSPSSSSSRSAPAKKTSNSTPTKPKALKSKPRTPTSQASSAKKVKSEESIQSNGQNKTSSQLLQPRNDKTLLDIFSGVKLFLPDSVQDFDRLRRYFVAYDGDLVPDYDSASATHTLGDPQGGSRTQRVSPSWIWECIRKRRVVPPC